Proteins from one Nilaparvata lugens isolate BPH chromosome 10, ASM1435652v1, whole genome shotgun sequence genomic window:
- the LOC111056974 gene encoding amyloid protein-binding protein 2 has translation MTSSLYDLSVSSVISCYQTLKKINDLAMLPNNILFDIYYMLYSKEKLCELGIEFSDLNTFTRMLKVTNKRIQLLRSFQAVIDHGKHVHKTLTMNYLLRRTFETQNKISFINLGIRLGGFLSEAGWFAESERVLSECLNVCLELPPSVEAWRYTLQCCHKLLYAQAIFSMVQKSQMTQKLAEELVEKLKAQGQTINLASLYTLFSFSAYCMSNYDESYRWSVEAIKQLDAGVSARITIDTMCQASRACVLKREFTKAGILVRQAVSLARDTFGKEHLRFADTLHDYGFYLMNSDSIKDSVRVYETALNLKKAVFGPNNLHVAIAQEDMAYALYVHEYSSGHFAIARDQAEKAISTMTALLPPDHLMLAAAQRVKALILEEIALDSEPGTDYPEAGLLNEAESLHKNALKLSISVYGEYNVQTAKHYGNLGRLYQSMKKFEEAEMMHLKAIAIKEKLLGMEDYEVGLSVGHLASLYNYHMKQFRKAEQLYFRSISINIKLFSETYSGLEYDYRGLIHVYEKMGETEKQADYTLILSAWKDLREHLKEAQPLVIAELQPLEEIKKIFA, from the exons CTCTACTCCAAAGAGAAACTATGTGAGCTAGGAATTGAATTCTCAGACTTGAACACATTCACTCGAATGTTAAAGGTGACCAATAAGAGAATACAACTATTGAGAAGTTTTCAG GCTGTCATAGACCATGGAAAGCATGTACACAAAACGTTGACAATGAACTACCTTTTAAGACGTACTTTTGAAACGCAAaataaaattagtttcatcAATTTGGGAATTCGACTTG GTGGATTTCTAAGCGAGGCTGGCTGGTTTGCTGAAAGCGAGCGAGTGTTATCAGAATGTCTGAACGTTTGCTTGGAACTTCCACCATCAGTTGAAGCCTGGAGGTATACATTGCAATGCTGTCACAA ATTGTTGTATGCACAAGCCATATTTTCAATGGTACAAAAATCGCAGATGACTCAAAAGCTAGCGGAAGAATTAGTGGAAAAATTGAAGGCACAAGGACAAACTATCAATTTGGCCAGTCTCTACACCTTGTTCTCGTTTTCTGCTTACTGTATGAGCAACTATGATGag TCTTACCGATGGAGTGTGGAAGCGATCAAGCAGCTAGATGCGGGTGTATCGGCGCGCATCACCATAGACACGATGTGCCAGGCGTCGCGCGCATGCGTGCTCAAGCGCGAGTTCACCAAGGCTGGCATCCTGGTACGGCAGGCGGTCAGTTTGGCACGCGACACTTTTGGCAAG GAGCACCTGCGATTCGCAGACACACTGCACGATTACGGCTTCTACCTGATGAACTCAGACTCGATCAAGGACAGTGTGCGCGTCTACGAGACGGCGCTGAACCTGAAGAAGGCCGTGTTCGGGCCCAACAACCTGCATGTCGCCATCGCCCAGGAGGACATGGCCTATGCACTCTATGTGCACGAGTACAGTTCCGGACATTTTGCAATAGCTAG AGATCAAGCGGAAAAAGCGATTAGCACAATGACAGCGTTGCTTCCTCCCGACCACTTGATGCTTGCTGCTGCGCAGAGGGTCAAAGCATTGATTTTGGAAGAAATTGCATTGGACAGTGAACCGGGTACTGACTATCCTGAAGCAG GTCTACTTAATGAAGCAGAATCTCTACATAAAAACGCATTGAAGTTGTCCATATCAGTATACGGCGAATACAACGTTCAAACAGCCAAACACTACGGAAATCTCGGCAGATTGTACCAGAGTATGAAGAAATTTGAG GAGGCAGAGATGATGCATTTAAAGGCGATTGCAATTAAAGAAAAGCTACTGGGAATGGAAGATTATGAAGTGGGTTTGTCCGTTGGCCATCTAGCCTCGCTTTATAACTATCATATGAAACAGTTCCGTAAAGCTGAACAACTGTACTTCCGATCTATTAGTATTA atataaaattattcagtgaAACCTATTCGGGACTAGAATATGACTACAGAGGCTTAATACACGTCTATGAAAAGATGGGAGAAACTGAAAAGCAAGCTGACTACACTTTGATTCTCTCTGCCTGGAAGGATTTGAGAGAACATTTGAAAGAAGCACAGCCCCTAGTTATAGCCGAGTTGCAGCCACttgaggaaattaaaaaaatattcgcGTAG
- the LOC111057035 gene encoding Golgi reassembly-stacking protein 2: protein MGSSHSVEIPGGGTEGYHVLRVQDDSPGHAAGLEAFFDFIIAIGNTRLDQDNDTLKDLLKASTDKEMKMTVYSSKTQSVRQVSVTPSTSWGGQGLLGVSIRFCSFEGTNENVWHILEVHPSSPAELAGLHAFTDYIIGADSVLHESEDLFTLIEAHEGRPLKLYVYNTEQDSCREVTITPNSNWKGEGSLGCGIGYGYLHRIPIRSHPVEHAQIALPGTRPGQTAFPTVGLPPSAIPASNVTPHPNAITAPTSTPTANTVVNPPPVQQPTPAQPVAPPNPAPFQQQIPEGTIPRQFTTPPLTNYAPTNVVNSNYSVDNSASIPAAVSFGTTASPSHYFQQQPATTFSTGYAAAPAYHIQPSMAPPHPAMMGATTTVPSYVPGIGGPQMQPFVVNGQDTAASSSGQHPLPPRSGVHTVATASGVMPSMANLATTSLATPSIPPLSIPGMPVTTPISLPGMPPITVSATLPYATIEALQNHGPDPMAAATQKPNIVPPPLSAAQ from the exons ATGGGTTCATCTCATAGTGTGGAAATTCCCGGAGGGGGCACCGAAGGATATCACGTTTTGAGG GTACAAGATGACTCCCCCGGGCATGCCGCAGGGCTGGAAGCATTCTTCGATTTTATTATCGCTATCGGAAATACTAGACTg GATCAGGACAACGACACACTGAAAGACCTGTTGAAGGCGAGCACAGACAAGGAGATGAAGATGACAGTTTACAGCAGCAAGACGCAGTCGGTGAGGCAGGTGTCTGTCACTCCGAGCACCAGCTGGGGTGGTCAGGGTCTGCTCGGCGTCAGCATTCGATTCTGCTCCTTTGAAGGCACCAACGAGAACGTCTGGCACATCTTG GAAGTGCACCCTTCTTCACCGGCGGAACTAGCCGGCCTACATGCGTTCACCGACTACATAATTGGCGCCGACTCGGTGCTGCATGAGAGCGAGGACCTGTTCACATTGATTGAGGCGCACGAGGGCCGGCCACTCAAGCTCTATGTCTACAACACCGAGCAGGACTCGTGTCGTGAGGTCACCATCACGCCCAACTCAAACTGGAAGGGCGAAGGGAG CTTGGGTTGTGGCATTGGCTACGGCTACCTGCATAGAATCCCAATTCGCAGTCACCCTGTGGAACATGCGCAGATTGCGCTGCCCGGCACAAGACCCGGTCAAACAGCATTCCCAACCGTAGGCCTACCTCCTTCAGCAATTCCAGCATCCAATGTCACTCCTCATCCAAAT GCAATTACGGCTCCCACTTCAACTCCAACCGCCAATACGGTGGTGAATCCTCCACCGGTGCAGCAGCCAACACCGGCTCAACCGGTAGCCCCGCCTAATCCGGCGCCCTTCCAACAGCAGATCCCAGAAGGCACCATTCCGCGCCAGTTTACAACGCCGCCACTTACAAACTACGCGCCAACCAATGTGGTAAATAGCAACTACAGTGTCGACAACAGCGCTAGCATTCCTGCAGCGGTCAGTTTCGGTACTACTGCGAGTCCGTCGCACTACTTTCAGCAGCAACCGGCCACCACTTTCTCGACTGGTTATGCGGCTGCGCCGGCCTATCACATCCAGCCGTCCATGGCTCCCCCTCATCCGGCCATGATGGGCGCAACTACCACTGTTCCCAGCTACGTGCCCGGCATCGGAGG GCCCCAGATGCAGCCGTTTGTAGTGAATGGCCAGGACACTGCGGCATCGTCGAGTGGCCAACACCCACTTCCGCCACGCAGCGGAGTGCACACTGTGGCCACAGCCAGTGGAGTCATGCCATCCATGGCCAATCTAGCCACCACCAGTCTCGCTACTCCAA GCATCCCCCCTCTGTCAATACCAGGAATGCCGGTGACAACACCGATCTCCCTGCCTGGAATGCCCCCCATCACAGTCAGCGCAACCCTGCCCTACGCCACCATCGAAGCACTACAGAACCATGGCCCTGACCCCATGGCTGCTGCAACGCAAAAACCCAACATCGTACCGCCTCCTCTGTCGGCTGCTCAGTAG